A section of the Brachyhypopomus gauderio isolate BG-103 chromosome 13, BGAUD_0.2, whole genome shotgun sequence genome encodes:
- the mettl6 gene encoding tRNA N(3)-cytidine methyltransferase METTL6: protein MAQANDSGEEGAGFSLPFQSTLSSERKLSEMEIEKLRNDPILVSEFKQRKLEVEAQKNWDLFYKRNSTHFFKDRHWTTREFEELKKCREFEDQKLLMLEAGCGVGNCIFPLMEEDLNLFIYACDFSPRAVQFVKENPLYRSERCLAFQCDLTKDDLQATIPAESLDVVTLVFVLSAIHPDKMRHALENIHKVLKVGGIVLFRDYGLHDHAMLRFKSGSKLGDNFYVRQDGTRSFFFSREHLANLFHQAGFQTTVNEYVLRETVNKKEGLCVPRVFLQGKFQKSATNAFQ, encoded by the exons ATGGCACAAGCAAACGATTCTGGTGAAGAAGGAGCTGGTTTCTCGCTCCCTTTCCAGTCTACACTGTCAAGTGAAAGGAAGCTGTCAGAAATGGAAATAGAAAAACTGAGAAATGACCCAATATTGGTGTCCGAGTTTAAGCAGCGAAAACTCGAGGTCGAGGCTCAGAAAAACTGGGACTTATTTTACAAAAGGAACAGCACACATTTCTTTAAGGACCGACACTGGACGACGAGAGAATTCGAGGAGCTTAAGAAATGCAGAGAG TTCGAGGACCAGAAGCTGCTGATGCTGGAGGCTGGATGTGGAGTGGGGAATTGCATCTTCCCTTTGATGGAAGAGGACCTCAATCTCTTCATCTACGCCTGTGACTTCTCACCACGAGCTGTACAGTTTGTGAAG GAAAATCCCCTTTACCGCTCAGAGCGATGTCTGGCGTTTCAGTGTGACTTGACTAAAGATGACCTGCAAGCAACCATCCCGGCAGAAAGTTTGGATGTGGTCACCCTGGTATTTGTCTTATCAGCCATTCATCCTGACAAAATGCGACATGCCCTTGAAAACATTCATAAG GTCCTGAAGGTAGGAGGTATTGTCTTGTTCAGGGACTATGGCCTCCATGACCACGCCATGTTGAGGTTTAAATCGGGGAGCAAGCTTGGGGACAATTTCTATGTGAGACAGGATGGCACTCGTTCCTTTTTCTTCTCCAGAG AGCATCTCGCCAACCTCTTTCACCAGGCGGGCTTTCAGACCACTGTGAATGAGTATGTTCTGAGGGAAACTGTGAACAAGAAGGAAGGACTCTGTGTTCCTCGAGTATTCCTCCAGGGTAAATTCCAAAAGTCTGCTACAAATGCCTTCCAGTGA